From the Candidatus Bathyarchaeota archaeon genome, one window contains:
- a CDS encoding PQQ-like beta-propeller repeat protein has protein sequence MTLLLTTSAFMAAIPTAEAEGTMSTYTYLVAIPNPVQVNQPAYVTGWLDLVPPYAVSHGGDPWIGITIDVTKPDGSTETLGPFNSDPISGFWALYTPNQVGTYTFQAHFPGQTIDIPEDTPRRWLPPDEYYFQPSDSNEVELTVQEEATPTWQDTPVPDTNTYWTRPINAVHRNWYAISGNWLSAPDNRYAAYTRGPESAHIIWTKPYGDGGLVGGEYGSHSYHEGRAYENKFANSVVINGVLYYKEYGYGHSQYWTDIVAVDLQTGEEIWRNNSTGRGDPVSVVLSGGGANYGNWEGYPTLSFGQIYYYSSPNQHGAFAYLWATGGSGSTARWDMYDAFTGDWILSFTGVPSGTRTFGPNGEILIYQVNTANGWMALWNSSDAIPLAGPDGTDAWQYRLWPGTTLDVSKPYTWTIENAAGRETSWEVNPYTWNVSIPTDLSGSIWTVLDDRIIGSDLGQRYYSYDPWSLWAISLKPGEEGNLMWHKQYHAPEGNVTMERGTVSLEDGIFVLREKELNRWNGYSLETGEKVWGPTEPQITWDAIRSAAYIADSKLYTAGYGGVLYCYDVHDGTLLWKYEASDPTGEALYGANFPTEISFIADGKIYLQTGEHSPINPPHRGSRLRCISSAGEELWTISMWTENPVISDGYIAALDDYDLLVYAYGKGETETTVLASPKVVGVGNGILIEGSVTDQSPGAKDTPAIADEYMTEWMEYLYKQFPIPGNAKGVQVTLTAIDPNGAPVTIGTTTCNMDGKYGFAWTPDMEGKYEITATFEGSKSYWPSYSTTYLSVSSNAASPNIVSPSPSPDTAVNPPTSATPTTTYIAIAAAVIIIIVAIAAVTIFRRKR, from the coding sequence TTGACCTTGCTATTGACAACATCTGCATTCATGGCTGCAATACCTACAGCTGAGGCTGAAGGCACGATGAGCACCTATACGTATCTAGTTGCAATACCCAATCCAGTACAGGTAAATCAACCCGCGTACGTTACTGGCTGGCTTGACTTGGTGCCACCCTATGCCGTATCCCATGGCGGTGATCCATGGATTGGCATCACAATTGACGTAACAAAACCGGATGGCTCTACAGAAACTTTGGGACCATTTAATAGCGACCCTATCTCTGGCTTTTGGGCTCTGTATACGCCTAACCAAGTCGGCACCTACACTTTTCAAGCACACTTCCCTGGTCAAACAATAGACATCCCTGAAGATACGCCGCGACGCTGGCTACCCCCTGATGAGTATTACTTCCAACCCAGCGACAGCAACGAAGTTGAATTGACCGTGCAGGAAGAAGCAACACCAACTTGGCAAGATACGCCTGTTCCTGACACCAATACCTACTGGACTCGACCCATAAACGCGGTGCATAGAAACTGGTATGCAATTTCTGGAAACTGGCTTAGTGCGCCAGACAATAGGTACGCAGCTTACACTCGAGGACCTGAATCTGCTCACATCATCTGGACAAAACCCTATGGTGATGGCGGACTTGTTGGCGGAGAGTATGGCTCTCACTCTTATCATGAGGGGCGAGCATACGAAAACAAATTTGCCAACTCGGTAGTCATTAACGGTGTACTCTACTACAAGGAATACGGTTATGGGCACTCTCAATACTGGACAGATATTGTCGCTGTTGACTTGCAAACTGGAGAAGAAATCTGGCGCAACAACAGCACTGGACGCGGTGACCCAGTGAGCGTAGTTCTGAGCGGTGGTGGAGCTAATTACGGCAACTGGGAAGGATACCCAACCCTAAGCTTTGGACAAATCTACTACTACAGTTCACCCAACCAACACGGTGCTTTTGCATACTTGTGGGCAACTGGCGGTTCAGGCTCAACTGCTAGATGGGACATGTACGATGCATTCACAGGCGACTGGATACTAAGCTTCACAGGCGTACCCTCGGGAACACGAACCTTTGGTCCAAACGGCGAAATCCTGATATACCAAGTCAATACAGCAAACGGCTGGATGGCACTTTGGAATTCAAGTGACGCGATTCCACTAGCTGGCCCTGACGGAACTGATGCATGGCAATACCGACTTTGGCCTGGAACTACACTAGACGTAAGCAAACCCTATACGTGGACAATTGAGAACGCTGCAGGACGAGAAACCTCATGGGAAGTTAACCCCTACACGTGGAACGTATCAATACCCACTGACTTATCAGGCAGCATATGGACGGTTCTTGACGACAGAATCATAGGTTCTGATTTAGGTCAAAGATACTACAGCTACGACCCCTGGAGTTTGTGGGCAATTAGCCTAAAGCCAGGTGAAGAAGGGAACTTGATGTGGCACAAGCAGTACCATGCGCCAGAGGGTAACGTCACCATGGAACGAGGAACAGTAAGTCTTGAAGATGGCATTTTCGTTCTACGCGAAAAAGAGCTGAACAGATGGAACGGCTATAGCTTAGAGACAGGCGAAAAAGTATGGGGCCCAACTGAACCGCAAATAACGTGGGATGCCATTCGTTCCGCCGCGTACATTGCTGACAGCAAATTATACACTGCAGGCTACGGAGGCGTCTTGTACTGCTATGACGTCCACGATGGCACATTGCTATGGAAATATGAAGCTTCAGACCCAACTGGAGAAGCGCTTTATGGAGCAAACTTCCCCACAGAAATATCCTTCATTGCAGACGGCAAAATCTATTTGCAGACAGGTGAGCACTCGCCAATTAATCCGCCGCACCGAGGTTCACGGCTACGTTGCATAAGCTCTGCAGGTGAAGAACTCTGGACCATATCAATGTGGACAGAGAACCCCGTGATTTCAGATGGCTACATTGCAGCCCTTGATGACTATGACCTTCTAGTATACGCGTATGGCAAAGGCGAAACAGAAACAACCGTTTTAGCATCACCAAAAGTTGTGGGAGTCGGAAATGGAATACTAATCGAAGGCTCTGTTACCGACCAGTCTCCGGGCGCTAAAGATACCCCGGCTATTGCTGATGAGTACATGACTGAGTGGATGGAATACCTATACAAGCAGTTCCCGATTCCAGGCAATGCCAAAGGCGTTCAAGTAACCTTAACCGCTATTGACCCCAACGGTGCCCCCGTAACTATAGGCACAACTACATGCAACATGGACGGCAAATACGGATTTGCATGGACACCTGATATGGAAGGCAAATACGAGATTACAGCCACATTCGAAGGTTCCAAATCATATTGGCCTTCGTATTCAACAACATACCTGTCAGTTAGTTCAAACGCTGCTTCCCCAAACATTGTCTCCCCCTCGCCATCACCTGACACCGCAGTTAATCCACCAACAAGCGCAACACCAACAACAACATACATCGCTATCGCAGCTGCAGTCATCATCATAATCGTAGCAATCGCCGCAGTAACGATATTCCGACGAAAACGCTAA
- a CDS encoding helix-turn-helix domain-containing protein, whose translation MSQAFSHCGQGLVGVEDVATLTALGLTGRQARVYLALLKTGTATAKTIAQVSQINRQDIHRVINTLQQTGFIQKEVTTPTTFTPTPIKQTLHILLHQKTHQLTILKSKTELLTKKYRHPQITQPPPISYLGTLSEADHGKKHKTAIQDTQHHIQIVTTWKQFRQATTIYENHLKNALNKHAIIQMITQKPQSQLLPNWVKYAMTKNNTFKLKFLDNPPAATFTIFDDTKAAIALSNTASFTRGPHLWTNNPTLIATSQAYFNTNWELAE comes from the coding sequence TTGTCTCAAGCGTTTAGCCACTGTGGGCAAGGCTTAGTTGGAGTTGAAGATGTAGCGACCTTGACGGCTCTGGGTCTTACGGGTAGGCAAGCTCGTGTTTATCTTGCATTACTTAAAACAGGTACTGCCACAGCCAAAACAATTGCCCAGGTCTCTCAAATAAATCGGCAAGACATCCACAGAGTAATCAACACTCTTCAACAAACAGGTTTTATCCAAAAAGAAGTAACTACCCCTACTACATTCACACCAACTCCAATAAAGCAAACTCTACACATATTACTCCACCAAAAAACGCACCAACTCACTATCCTCAAAAGCAAAACCGAACTGCTAACAAAAAAATACAGGCACCCACAAATAACCCAACCCCCACCAATTTCTTATCTAGGAACTCTCTCAGAAGCCGATCACGGAAAAAAACACAAAACCGCTATCCAAGACACCCAGCATCACATCCAAATAGTAACCACATGGAAACAATTCCGACAAGCAACCACAATCTATGAGAATCACCTCAAAAACGCCCTCAACAAACACGCAATCATTCAAATGATAACCCAAAAACCACAAAGCCAACTTCTTCCAAACTGGGTTAAATATGCTATGACAAAAAATAATACCTTCAAACTAAAATTCCTCGATAACCCGCCAGCTGCTACATTCACAATATTTGATGACACAAAAGCAGCAATAGCCCTCTCCAACACCGCAAGCTTCACACGCGGACCTCACCTTTGGACAAACAACCCTACTTTAATCGCCACATCACAAGCCTACTTTAACACCAACTGGGAACTAGCAGAATAA
- a CDS encoding PQQ-binding-like beta-propeller repeat protein has protein sequence MPLLSLPLATAHDPPWTIPTYAYISVAPDPVGVDQTCLIIFWLNQLPPSAAGLGGDRWRNLTIDIEKPDGSTTVLGPFNSDPVGSCYTQFTPDQTGMYTLTFNFPGQVASLYGPGGIAGSNSPYINDTYTESSATTTLTVQADPVPGLPEYPLPNEYWSRPIEGQNIAWASLVSNWLGSPQIVAKLQPDGIAPSSAHVMWTRPISFGGIAGGQYTTNNAMPYYSGTAYEGKFGSPLILYGRLYYDLPQSNSRSGDGYVCVDLQTGEEIYWQNMTAPTFGQLYDYESMNQHGIIPNGYLWKSVNDPANGGSVWMAYDPMNGNWLFNETNVPRGTQAYGPNGEILIYQLDYEGRWLAMWNNTAAHGLTNSRDPTDWTSSNYYQWRPLGKNVNASDAYSWNVTVPDLPGVAPPAIISIIQDDVMIGTSSTMGGLLASGTPDPYTIWAVSLKPESRGELMWIKDFPAPANNLTRSIAQVDPVTRVIAILEKETLCYYGLSVDDGSELWGPTPREADFNYYADVGLPRNNIAYGRLYSVGYGGFCYCYDLTDGRLLWTYEAPAGFATPYGRYPLGIGAIADGKVYLYSTEHSANSPLTPGAKIRCVDAYSGDEVWSVFSYGTQNGMAVADGYLVFLDLYDMQIYCVGKGPSALTVTAPTTATPQGINVLIQGTITDEASGTKQTEQAARFPNGVPAVSDSSMNEWIEYVYMQKPLPTDVTGVEVHLTAIDPNGNIQDIGVATSDELGNYATEWTPPIPGLYTVTATFEGSDAYYGSKAGTAFVVSETAASPSISPQPSTDVSQPPTATPTQLTSPSPSEAPQPPTSGMPTETYIAIVAAVVVLIVAATIILRRKN, from the coding sequence ATGCCCCTGCTATCTTTGCCACTTGCTACCGCACATGATCCGCCATGGACGATTCCAACTTATGCATACATAAGTGTCGCGCCAGACCCTGTCGGAGTTGATCAAACATGCCTCATTATATTTTGGCTTAACCAACTGCCGCCTTCTGCAGCAGGTCTAGGCGGTGACCGCTGGAGAAACCTGACAATTGACATCGAAAAGCCTGACGGGTCAACAACCGTTTTGGGCCCCTTCAATTCAGACCCGGTCGGTTCCTGCTATACACAGTTTACGCCGGACCAAACTGGCATGTACACTTTGACATTCAATTTTCCTGGTCAAGTAGCTTCCTTATACGGACCCGGTGGAATTGCTGGTTCTAACAGCCCTTACATCAATGACACCTACACGGAGAGCAGCGCAACAACAACGTTAACCGTGCAGGCTGACCCTGTACCCGGTTTACCTGAATATCCCCTTCCAAACGAGTACTGGTCACGCCCCATAGAAGGACAGAACATAGCATGGGCTAGTCTTGTTTCAAACTGGCTGGGCTCTCCACAGATTGTAGCAAAGCTGCAACCAGACGGCATAGCTCCAAGTAGTGCTCACGTTATGTGGACAAGACCTATTTCTTTCGGAGGAATTGCTGGAGGTCAATACACAACTAATAACGCTATGCCTTACTATTCAGGAACCGCATATGAGGGCAAGTTTGGGTCACCGCTAATTCTGTATGGACGACTCTACTACGATTTGCCGCAAAGCAACTCACGTTCTGGTGATGGCTATGTCTGTGTGGACCTTCAAACAGGCGAAGAAATTTACTGGCAAAACATGACAGCGCCAACATTTGGGCAACTTTACGACTACGAATCGATGAACCAACACGGTATAATCCCCAACGGATATCTATGGAAGAGCGTTAATGACCCCGCCAACGGTGGCTCAGTGTGGATGGCTTATGACCCTATGAATGGCAACTGGTTATTCAACGAAACAAATGTTCCTAGAGGCACACAAGCTTATGGTCCAAACGGCGAAATACTCATCTACCAACTTGACTACGAAGGACGCTGGCTCGCAATGTGGAACAACACTGCAGCACACGGTTTGACAAACTCGCGGGACCCAACAGATTGGACAAGCAGTAACTACTATCAATGGCGCCCCCTTGGTAAGAACGTCAATGCAAGTGATGCCTACTCGTGGAACGTTACCGTGCCTGATTTGCCCGGAGTGGCCCCTCCCGCGATTATTAGCATAATCCAAGATGACGTAATGATTGGCACAAGCAGCACTATGGGTGGTCTTTTAGCTTCTGGTACCCCAGACCCCTACACGATTTGGGCTGTTAGCTTAAAACCCGAGAGTAGAGGCGAACTTATGTGGATAAAAGACTTCCCTGCTCCTGCAAACAACCTAACTCGTTCAATTGCCCAAGTAGACCCCGTAACCAGAGTCATAGCAATCTTAGAGAAGGAAACTCTTTGCTATTATGGTTTAAGCGTAGATGACGGAAGTGAACTGTGGGGTCCAACTCCACGTGAAGCTGACTTCAACTACTACGCTGACGTTGGTCTGCCACGCAACAACATCGCTTACGGTCGACTTTACTCTGTAGGCTACGGCGGATTCTGTTACTGCTATGACCTTACAGACGGTAGATTACTTTGGACCTACGAGGCTCCTGCAGGCTTTGCAACACCTTACGGACGCTACCCACTAGGTATTGGCGCAATCGCTGACGGAAAAGTCTACCTATACTCCACTGAACACTCAGCCAACTCGCCACTGACTCCCGGCGCAAAGATACGCTGTGTCGACGCGTACAGTGGAGATGAAGTCTGGAGCGTATTCTCTTACGGAACACAAAACGGCATGGCTGTCGCAGACGGATACTTGGTTTTCCTCGACCTCTATGACATGCAAATCTACTGTGTTGGCAAAGGACCAAGCGCGCTAACCGTGACGGCTCCAACTACTGCAACACCACAAGGAATCAATGTCCTCATACAAGGCACAATCACAGATGAAGCCTCAGGAACAAAACAAACTGAACAAGCAGCACGTTTTCCAAACGGCGTACCCGCAGTATCTGACAGCAGTATGAACGAGTGGATAGAGTACGTGTACATGCAAAAACCCCTACCAACAGACGTAACTGGGGTTGAAGTGCACTTAACAGCAATAGACCCTAACGGAAATATCCAAGACATTGGCGTAGCTACAAGCGACGAACTAGGCAACTATGCAACTGAGTGGACCCCCCCTATTCCCGGACTATACACCGTAACAGCCACCTTTGAAGGATCAGACGCTTACTATGGCAGCAAAGCAGGAACAGCATTTGTAGTATCAGAAACCGCAGCCTCACCCAGCATATCACCACAACCGTCAACCGACGTATCACAGCCACCAACTGCCACACCTACACAACTAACATCTCCATCACCAAGTGAAGCACCACAACCACCGACTAGTGGTATGCCAACTGAAACCTACATCGCCATTGTTGCAGCCGTCGTAGTACTCATCGTAGCCGCAACTATCATTCTCAGACGCAAAAACTAG